Proteins from one Oryza sativa Japonica Group chromosome 12, ASM3414082v1 genomic window:
- the LOC4351966 gene encoding ribulose bisphosphate carboxylase small subunit, chloroplastic 1, with product MAPSVMASSATTVAPFQGLKSTAGMPVARRSGNSSFGNVSNGGRIRCMQVWPIEGIKKFETLSYLPPLTVEDLLKQIEYLLRSKWVPCLEFSKVGFVYRENHRSPGYYDGRYWTMWKLPMFGCTDATQVLKELEEAKKAYPDAFVRIIGFDNVRQVQLISFIAYKPPGCEESGGN from the exons ATGGCCCCCTCCGTGATGGCGTCGTCGGCCACCACCGTCGCTCCCTTCCAGGGGCTCAAGTCCACCGCCGGCAtgcccgtcgcccgccgctCCGGCAACTCCAGCTTCGGCAACGTCAGCAATGGCGGCAGGATCAGGTGCATGCAG GTGTGGCCGATTGAGGGCATCAAGAAGTTCGAGACCCTCTCCTACCTGCCACCGCTCACCGTGGAGGACCTCCTGAAGCAGATCGAGTACCTGCTCCGTTCCAAGTGGGTGCCCTGCCTCGAGTTCAGCAAGGTCGGATTCGTCTACCGTGAGAACCACAGATCCCCCGGATACTACGATGGCAGGTACTGGACCATGTGGAAGCTGCCCATGTTCGGGTGCACTGACGCCACCCAGGTGCTCAAGGAGCTCGAGGAGGCCAAGAAGGCGTACCCTGATGCATTCGTCCGTATCATCGGCTTCGACAACGTCAGGCAGGTGCAGCTCATCAGCTTCATCGCCTACAAGCCCCCGGGCTGCGAGGAGTCTGGTGGCAACTAA